Proteins encoded within one genomic window of Sphingomonas cannabina:
- a CDS encoding L,D-transpeptidase family protein codes for MNPRGWGKAAVAALGLMLAAAAPAAFAREDAVSLEQAALALKPGQYLWRDPGPDAGEVSVVVSLPLQAVYVFRGEVLIGVASASTGTAGHRTPAGTFTILQKRVFHRSNLYSNAPMPFMQRLTWGGIALHAGHNPGYPASHGCIRLPRAFAQLLFDATRIGGAVAIVNGEWSVPSRDREIPVIIARIDELQSSPDYVAVTFTPRAAPPQQQLASLERPPVSRPGLRVRGDEWLVPEARLIFPEMRRAR; via the coding sequence ATGAATCCAAGGGGTTGGGGGAAGGCGGCTGTTGCAGCGCTGGGGCTGATGCTCGCCGCGGCCGCACCGGCTGCGTTCGCGCGCGAGGATGCCGTTTCGCTGGAACAGGCGGCGCTGGCGCTGAAGCCCGGCCAGTATCTCTGGCGCGATCCCGGTCCGGACGCGGGCGAGGTCTCGGTGGTGGTGAGCCTGCCGCTCCAGGCCGTCTATGTCTTTCGGGGAGAGGTGCTGATCGGCGTCGCCAGCGCATCGACCGGCACCGCCGGCCACCGTACGCCGGCGGGAACCTTCACCATCCTGCAGAAGCGGGTGTTCCATCGCTCCAACCTCTATTCGAACGCGCCGATGCCGTTCATGCAGCGGCTGACCTGGGGCGGCATCGCGCTCCATGCCGGGCACAATCCCGGCTATCCCGCGAGCCACGGCTGCATCCGCCTGCCGCGGGCCTTCGCCCAGCTGCTCTTCGATGCGACCAGGATCGGCGGGGCGGTGGCGATCGTGAACGGCGAATGGTCGGTGCCGAGCCGGGATCGCGAGATTCCGGTGATCATCGCGCGGATCGACGAGCTCCAGTCCTCGCCGGACTATGTGGCGGTCACCTTCACGCCGCGCGCCGCGCCGCCGCAGCAGCAGCTCGCATCGCTCGAGCGGCCGCCGGTGTCCCGCCCAGGCCTGCGCGTGCGTGGCGACGAATGGCTGGTGCCGGAGGCGCGGCTGATTTTTCCGGAGATGCGCCGCGCCCGGTGA
- a CDS encoding murein L,D-transpeptidase catalytic domain family protein has product MNDVFERTPSRRAFVKSVLVTGAALAVPGCAQQAIEVASAPSAAPPPPPPYVPPPAPAAAEPRRPLGIRKELVDRALAALDRHGDTIKKRDRIAIADFSAPSHLSRFHIVNLGTGGTASYLVAHGIGSDPAHTGWLQRFSNEPDSEASCEGAFLTSDYYVGVHGRSQRLIGLDPTNSNALDRAIVVHGAWYANRDMLSTHGKLGRSQGCFAVGEAELAMVFDRLGEGRMIYAAKI; this is encoded by the coding sequence ATGAATGACGTGTTTGAGCGCACGCCGTCGCGGCGCGCGTTCGTAAAATCAGTGTTGGTGACCGGTGCCGCGCTTGCGGTGCCCGGCTGTGCGCAGCAGGCGATCGAGGTCGCCAGCGCGCCATCGGCGGCGCCCCCGCCTCCCCCGCCCTATGTTCCGCCCCCCGCTCCGGCGGCTGCGGAACCGCGCCGGCCGCTCGGCATCCGCAAGGAGCTGGTCGACCGCGCGCTGGCCGCACTCGACCGTCACGGCGACACGATCAAGAAGCGCGACCGCATCGCGATCGCCGATTTCTCGGCGCCGTCGCACCTGTCGCGCTTCCACATCGTCAATCTCGGGACCGGCGGCACCGCCTCCTATCTCGTCGCGCACGGCATCGGATCGGACCCGGCGCATACCGGCTGGCTGCAACGCTTCTCGAACGAGCCGGACTCTGAGGCGTCGTGCGAGGGCGCGTTCCTCACCTCCGACTATTATGTCGGCGTCCACGGGCGCTCGCAGCGGCTGATCGGGCTCGATCCGACCAACTCGAACGCGCTGGACCGCGCGATTGTGGTCCATGGCGCCTGGTATGCCAATCGCGACATGCTCTCGACGCACGGCAAGCTCGGCCGCAGCCAGGGCTGCTTCGCGGTCGGCGAGGCCGAGCTGGCGATGGTGTTCGACCGCCTGGGCGAAGGCCGGATGATCTACGCGGCCAAGATTTGA
- a CDS encoding CinA family protein, producing the protein MAAETLSPVLPDDIDAAARRVLKKACDAELSLTAAESCTGGMLASLLTDVEGVSSAFERGFVVYSVDAKCELLHIARDTVEQCGAVSEEVAVAMAEGALQASHADIALSITGFAGPGDPGDEPGLVHFACARQGRETAHREEHFGDIGRGGVRIACMRVALEMIEAML; encoded by the coding sequence ATGGCTGCCGAAACGCTCTCCCCCGTCCTGCCGGATGACATCGACGCCGCCGCGCGGCGGGTGCTCAAGAAGGCGTGCGACGCGGAGTTGAGCCTGACCGCCGCCGAGAGCTGCACCGGCGGGATGCTCGCCTCACTGCTGACCGATGTCGAAGGCGTGAGCAGCGCGTTCGAGCGCGGCTTCGTGGTCTATTCGGTCGACGCCAAGTGCGAGCTGCTCCACATCGCGCGTGACACGGTCGAGCAATGCGGCGCGGTCAGCGAGGAGGTGGCGGTGGCGATGGCCGAGGGCGCGCTCCAGGCGAGCCATGCCGATATCGCGCTGTCGATCACCGGCTTCGCCGGCCCCGGCGATCCCGGTGACGAGCCCGGCCTCGTCCACTTCGCCTGCGCGCGCCAGGGACGCGAGACTGCGCATCGTGAGGAGCATTTCGGCGATATCGGACGCGGCGGCGTCCGCATCGCGTGTATGCGTGTCGCGCTGGAGATGATCGAGGCGATGCTGTGA
- a CDS encoding TonB-dependent receptor: MSRSMLSAGAIVAVLTTCSPAFAEDEEQRDTIVVTGQRERLDLDTQNGTASRLGLSARETPATVQTITQADLQVQGLRTSREAFNSVVGAISGNVPGNPAVVSLRGFSGGAVSILQDGVRVSTSTMVTRDTNSWHFDRIEVIKGPASVLYGEGALAGVINKVTRKPTFDGDHLDGLLSFGSFDTMTAAGGVNLQLSDSAAIRADASYMRSDSLYDVEDNNTRSAGLTGSILLRPSANLSMLFAVEHYDDRYDSSYQGVPLVSAAVARDPSDALRSASGLVIDKALRHRNYNPRGAYSGADETTLRSRIDYAAGGGWSIANDFTWYTAKRDFVLSGDQNFTAPSAAFPNGSFARSVQRIYHDHKFWNERLAVANDGTIAGHRNRFTLGAEYNETDFIDPRQQSPVFTRPGDPVAPVDPWSPAVGIFPTGNIYTVTNVVFDSRLKTASVFAEDAFNVTPAWLIVAGARYDHIDLTRISTDLNAGGRVSRANPTYDPFSWRIGTTYDVAPGLTLYAQYTTAVTPVGSTLTLSIANTSYRLTKGRSVEAGFKASAFGKRLTLTGAAYRIEQENILTRDPTNPAQVVQGGEQSSQGVELSLDAAVTERLALSGGVSYTDAQYDELIEAGGIDRSGNRPINVPSTTVNGSVLYSLKTLPVTLGAFVRHASGFYTDTANSIFVRGHTVVDASIAWRLADQATLTLRGRNLTDAFYGEYSGYPATNIYIGAPRSVEVALSTHF, translated from the coding sequence ATGTCCAGATCCATGCTTTCGGCCGGCGCGATCGTCGCCGTCCTCACGACCTGCTCCCCCGCCTTCGCCGAGGACGAGGAGCAAAGAGACACGATCGTCGTCACCGGCCAGCGCGAGCGGCTCGACCTCGATACGCAGAATGGCACCGCGAGCCGCCTCGGCCTGTCGGCCCGCGAGACGCCGGCGACGGTGCAGACCATCACCCAGGCCGACCTGCAGGTGCAGGGCCTCAGGACGTCGCGCGAGGCGTTCAACAGCGTCGTCGGCGCCATTTCCGGCAACGTCCCGGGCAATCCGGCGGTGGTGTCGTTGCGCGGCTTTTCGGGCGGCGCGGTGTCGATCCTCCAGGACGGCGTGCGGGTGTCGACCTCGACCATGGTCACGCGCGACACCAACAGCTGGCATTTCGACCGGATCGAGGTGATCAAGGGGCCGGCCTCGGTCCTTTACGGCGAGGGCGCGCTGGCCGGCGTCATCAACAAGGTGACGCGCAAGCCGACCTTCGACGGCGACCATCTCGACGGGCTGCTGAGTTTCGGCAGCTTCGATACGATGACGGCGGCCGGGGGCGTCAACCTGCAGCTCTCCGACAGCGCGGCGATCCGGGCAGATGCCAGCTACATGCGCTCCGACAGCCTCTACGACGTCGAGGACAACAACACGCGGTCGGCGGGGCTGACGGGCAGCATCCTGCTGAGACCCTCGGCGAATCTGTCGATGCTGTTCGCGGTCGAGCATTACGACGACCGCTACGACAGCAGCTACCAGGGCGTGCCGCTGGTGTCGGCGGCGGTCGCGCGCGATCCGAGCGACGCGCTGCGCAGCGCGTCCGGCCTCGTCATCGACAAGGCGCTCCGGCACCGGAACTACAACCCGCGCGGAGCCTATTCGGGCGCGGACGAGACCACCCTGCGCTCGCGGATCGACTATGCGGCGGGGGGCGGCTGGTCGATCGCCAACGACTTCACCTGGTACACGGCCAAGCGCGATTTCGTGCTGAGCGGGGACCAGAATTTCACCGCGCCGAGCGCCGCTTTCCCGAACGGCAGCTTCGCCCGTTCGGTCCAGCGCATCTATCACGACCACAAATTCTGGAACGAGCGGCTGGCGGTGGCCAACGACGGCACGATCGCCGGGCACCGCAACCGCTTCACGCTGGGCGCCGAATATAACGAGACCGACTTCATCGATCCGCGCCAGCAGAGCCCGGTGTTCACCCGCCCGGGCGATCCTGTCGCGCCGGTCGATCCCTGGAGTCCGGCGGTGGGCATTTTCCCCACCGGCAACATCTACACCGTGACCAACGTCGTGTTCGACTCCCGCCTCAAGACGGCTTCGGTCTTCGCGGAGGATGCCTTCAACGTCACGCCGGCCTGGCTGATCGTCGCCGGCGCGCGCTACGATCATATCGACCTCACCCGCATCAGCACCGATCTCAACGCGGGCGGGAGGGTGAGTCGGGCGAATCCGACCTACGATCCCTTCTCGTGGCGGATCGGCACCACCTATGACGTCGCGCCGGGGCTGACGCTCTATGCCCAATATACGACGGCGGTGACCCCGGTCGGCTCGACGCTCACGCTGTCGATCGCCAACACGAGCTATCGGCTAACGAAGGGGCGGTCGGTCGAGGCGGGTTTCAAGGCGTCGGCTTTCGGCAAGCGCCTGACGCTGACCGGCGCCGCCTATCGGATCGAGCAGGAGAATATCCTCACGCGCGATCCGACCAATCCCGCACAGGTCGTCCAGGGCGGTGAGCAATCGTCGCAGGGTGTGGAGCTCAGCCTCGACGCCGCCGTCACCGAACGGCTCGCGCTGTCGGGCGGCGTCTCCTACACCGACGCGCAATATGACGAGCTGATCGAGGCCGGCGGCATCGACCGGTCGGGCAACCGGCCGATCAACGTGCCGTCGACCACCGTCAACGGCTCGGTGCTCTATTCGCTGAAGACGCTGCCGGTAACGCTGGGGGCGTTCGTGCGCCATGCTTCGGGCTTCTACACCGACACGGCAAACAGCATCTTCGTGCGCGGTCATACGGTGGTGGACGCCTCGATCGCCTGGCGGCTGGCCGATCAGGCGACGCTCACGCTGCGCGGGCGGAACCTGACCGACGCCTTCTACGGCGAATATTCGGGCTATCCGGCGACCAACATCTACATCGGCGCCCCGCGCAGCGTCGAAGTTGCCCTGTCCACGCATTTCTGA
- a CDS encoding PepSY-associated TM helix domain-containing protein has product MATLAVSRLYRAIWRWHFYAGLIVAPFLLVLAVTGTIYLFNDEINDAIYPEQRFVAAHATSVPVSRMIGAALAAHPGAATRIDLPATNDRAAVVFVTPTSGDPVRVSVDPGTGRVLGSFVYERTLVGLADTIHGSLAIGTIGDRIVELAACWGLVLIATGLYLWWPRGRKGLGGILFPRLWAKGRLFWRDLHAVTGVWTVALILFLILTGLPWAGVQGDVLKRAFSAVGIGYPASNRNYDPPKSIPMKAVLGEAPWTLEGAPMPASDPHAGHPGHDAMPAMAESHGPDLTDRVVAAVAGHGLHGGYRLFLPAGPTGVFTAYSYPDRPQGQRTLYFDRYSGRLIREIAYADYGWGAKAIELGVQLHMGNYFGRANQIVMLVPCIGIVLLVVSGVVMWWKRRPAGRLGAPPKVPEARLRGALAMLLVAGVLLPLFGASLVAVFALDWAAGMLAAPSRPMPEPG; this is encoded by the coding sequence ATGGCTACGCTCGCAGTATCCAGGCTCTACCGTGCGATCTGGCGGTGGCATTTCTATGCCGGCCTGATCGTCGCGCCGTTCCTGCTCGTCCTGGCGGTGACGGGCACGATCTATCTGTTCAACGACGAGATCAACGACGCGATCTATCCGGAGCAGCGCTTCGTCGCCGCTCATGCGACCAGCGTTCCGGTGTCGCGGATGATCGGTGCGGCGCTGGCCGCCCATCCCGGTGCGGCGACGCGGATCGATCTGCCCGCCACCAACGATCGCGCCGCCGTCGTCTTCGTGACGCCGACCTCCGGCGATCCGGTGCGCGTCTCGGTCGATCCGGGGACGGGGAGGGTGCTCGGCTCCTTCGTGTACGAGCGGACGCTGGTCGGCCTCGCCGACACGATCCACGGGTCGCTCGCCATCGGCACGATCGGCGACCGCATCGTCGAGCTGGCGGCGTGCTGGGGGCTCGTGCTGATCGCGACCGGCCTCTATCTCTGGTGGCCGCGCGGGCGAAAGGGGCTGGGCGGCATCCTGTTTCCGCGGCTGTGGGCGAAGGGCCGGCTGTTCTGGCGCGATCTCCACGCCGTCACCGGCGTCTGGACCGTCGCGCTGATCCTGTTCCTGATCCTCACCGGGCTGCCGTGGGCAGGGGTCCAGGGCGATGTGCTGAAGCGGGCCTTCAGCGCCGTCGGAATCGGCTATCCCGCCTCCAACCGCAACTATGATCCGCCGAAGAGTATTCCGATGAAGGCCGTGCTGGGCGAGGCGCCATGGACGCTCGAAGGCGCGCCGATGCCGGCCTCCGATCCCCATGCCGGCCATCCCGGTCACGACGCCATGCCGGCGATGGCGGAGAGCCATGGCCCCGATCTGACCGACAGGGTCGTCGCGGCGGTTGCCGGCCATGGCCTGCATGGCGGCTATCGCCTGTTCCTGCCGGCGGGGCCGACCGGCGTGTTCACCGCCTATAGCTATCCCGACCGGCCGCAGGGCCAGCGCACGCTCTACTTCGACCGCTATTCGGGGCGGCTGATCCGGGAGATCGCCTATGCGGACTATGGTTGGGGCGCGAAGGCGATCGAGCTCGGCGTCCAGCTCCACATGGGCAATTACTTCGGCAGGGCGAACCAGATCGTGATGCTGGTCCCATGCATCGGCATCGTGCTGCTCGTCGTCAGCGGCGTCGTCATGTGGTGGAAACGGCGCCCGGCAGGACGGCTCGGCGCGCCGCCGAAAGTGCCGGAGGCGCGGTTGCGCGGCGCGCTGGCGATGCTGCTGGTCGCGGGCGTGCTGCTGCCGTTGTTCGGCGCCTCGCTCGTGGCCGTATTCGCGCTCGACTGGGCGGCGGGGATGCTGGCGGCGCCATCGCGGCCGATGCCCGAGCCTGGGTGA